The sequence GGCTTATTCCTTTCGATGTCTGCCTTCCGGCTTATTCTTTCTGATGCTCAAGTCAGATGGAGGTTAAAGAGGGAGGAGAAATGACAtggaatttttttattgaagtgtctaataatgtttttttttaaaaatcattgtCTCCGTAGAGTTGGGGCCGAACAAGAGTTCATGTGCATATATACAACTATTTCAGGAGACATCACTTTTGTTGAGTGAATTTTCCGAAGGCTTTTTCGATGTTTATCATGTGTTTGGATACAATCTCGACTGTGTTCCAAGGGGTGTAATGGTATCGTTATTTTATGTTATGCAAATGAATGATTCCAATATTTTATAAAACTACAAGCTCTTTGGGGCCTCAGAACTCACAGGATTAAACCGTTGGCTTTTATCCTCTTCGATGAGAAACACAAACGTGGAATAACTAACATAGCGTACACTTCGAGAAATCGAGAAAATTGACCCAAAAGATTGGGAAGTGGAACAATTTATCAATTCTTTTtggagaaaagaaagaaaaacataATCCTTCCTTTATCAAATACACTAAAAAAACTAGCCGAGCAGATTATCTTTGCTAGATATTTTTCCCATTTTCACTTCCGAGGTCAAGAGATTGAAACCAGTATTTCGCTGTGTTCAAAATTCAAAGCGAATTTATGTCATAAAATTAACAATTACCAGTGCATTGCGGGACTAACATGCAACATAAACTCATCAAAGAGTGCAGCTTCTTTAAACCACAGAAGCTCATATAACAAGCAAGATAAGTTCCCTTTTTTCTTCATACAAACGCACCCGGTGTATTCTTCCAATGAGACTGGGGAAACCAACCCTGCTCGACTCATGAGCAGAGAGAAGTCTATTAAATGCAAAAGCTGAggggaaaaaaagaaagaaaaaaaaagaccCAATCCAAGAGAATTTATAATAAACATGAAATCGACGACAATTTCAAGCAGTCACAAGTTTTCTCATCTTGTCATCACCAAGTACAGGTAGAACGATTTGCTCTAATCCGAATCCTCGTAAATTTCTCCTTCATCGGATGGCTCATCAAAAGATCGCATGTCCAGCTGGTAGCGAAGAACTCCTCCAATTCCACCAAAGCCTCGGCAGAACTGAGAGCCTTCttgagatctattagtgacaaaCTCAAGTGAACAGCCAAAATTTTTGTATTCATTTGCAAACCACTCAAGCAGAGGCATTTTGTCTTGAACCTCTAACTCAGCAGAGGTATTTGAATCCTTGAAGTTGCTCTGATCAGTTTCTTGAtccttatttaaatattttatgacaATCTCACTGGTTGTACTGTTTTTAAGCATATAACGGTTGATATCCAAGTTTTCCCACACAATCAATATTTCGACAGCTCCCATCTCCAAAGCTTTTATGGTGTCGTCCACACCAAATACATATTTTCCAGTGTCTTGACTGATTTCTTCAAAGAATTTCCCTATCAGACGCTTTTCTTGAATGAACTTCACATTGGACAGAATTTCAGCAGACAATTCAATGGCCTGATTGAAACCATTTTCTCCCCCATATGAGACATCTACCACGTTTAGTATCTTGGCCTGAAGGCGAGGATCAAACATATCAGATTGACTCAGCTCGGTCTTGAAATCAGCTGAACCAGCAAGTATTAGACCTGATACATTCGGCTGGCTGGTAGCAGGATTAATAAAGAATTGAGTAGCAAGCTCTGCAGTCTTCCTTACATAGTTGTGGCGCTTCTCCATTCGAAGACGAGCAAATCGAAGGGCTGATTGTCCACCTCTTCCATGTTTTTTTGGAAGATCAACTGTGAACTTGTGGAGCACTTCTCTAGTGTTACCACTCAGGGTCCCAAAAAGGGTTCCATTTCCATCCATTACAATAAATCCAAATTTCTCATCAGATTCTAGGAGTTGAGTAAGAGGTTCAGTGTGAAATTTATTGTCGCACAGGTATAAAGAAGCATTTATGGGTTTGAAAGGCATGAAGTCGAAGGTcaccttcttttcttttccatcATCAGTCACTATAGTTCCGGTATAAAGCACTAATCCATTAGGGGGTACCTTGTTATACAGTTTAAGCCTTTGCTGAGCAGATGTGATTGCACCCAACACAGATTGACGATTCACCctgcttttaatatttgaagcTGTCCCATATTCCTCAGCCAGCATTTTAGTGATCCGGGATATTTGATCACCAGGCGGAATGATCAGGGATATCATGCTGGTACCATTTCCTCTAGCAGATTCAAGAGCcttaatcaatttttttattttccataTTTCAATATTCTTATCATTTTCTTGACCATCTGCCATTGTGAATAATCTTACCGGCTTCAATCAGGTACCAAGTCCACCTAACAAGATAGCAAATGGAGAGACTTTTAAAACAGTGTTTGCAGAGATTCTATGGAATTCAATTAAAATGACCAAATACTTGAGAGCCTAATGATGTATAGAACAAAAAACAAGATATATGAACTAATAAATAGACAGCAATGAAGGTCCGTTGGAAAATTATTTGATATACAATTAGCTTCCTGAGAGCAGACTGACCTGAAGGAAATTAGAATCTATAGTTGCAAATATCAGATGACTGTACAGGATTATTGGCATTTCAGAACAATATCATGGCGTCCAATCCTTGGAAAATTAAACAATTGCCATAACGTAACCTTTCCTTTTTCATATTGACACCTGGATAAGTATTAACATGATTATTTAGCCATCGACTCAACATTAAGAATACTTCATCTAGATGATTACTTTTCAgcatccaaaaaaaaatatttaccatGCTTTATCCTGTCTCAAGGAGATCTAGAATTTTTAATAGATTTGAAGTTGAAAATGTGTTGCTCACAAGCCTCCAAAAGCCTTTCCGTCCCATTTATATTTCATCAtgtaaaaaaaaagaatgaatcGTTGCTTCCAATATTCTACCACTATCAAAGGAGTCATCTTTTAAGTAGCAAGGAGAATTGTTTAGTTAACTCAGATACAATATCCAAAGACAAGACACTTAGGTAGAAAACTGTCGAAAACAAATGTTTAGAAGTACAATCCACAATTCACAAATATTCTGTGGAGGAGCAAAAAAGATGTATGCAGTAGTTAGGATTAGTTAATAGTCTTACTACTAAATCAAAGTCCGCAACTTCTTAGTCCCTTGCATGGGTAATGGGTTGAATCATATTACCTAATGCTTGACCGCTTCTTTTGGTCTGCACGCAATATTAGAAAACATGGCCTTACCCAATTTTTCCCCATCAAGCCATTAGGTTAAAACCCTCAAGTTAAATAAATATTGTCCCCCACCTCGATGTAATTGTAAATGTATCATGTTTTGCAATTTAAAATCACATAAAATAACACTTACACTTATAACAGCTAAACATGATAATATCAATTGTGCAAACAACAAAAGCTCCGCAAACTTGAAAAATCACAGCATGAATTACCCGTTGGTACGTCTTTACCTAGTGGTATGAAAATTTAGGCACACTTTCTTGTCAATGAATAGAATCGCAGTCATATCTATAGAGATAATGTGCAACATTTCCAGTAAATGATGATGGTAAGAGAATATAAATGCACCCATATTTTATGCCAAAAGGCTCAGTTTCAGTCTATGTATGAATTAGAAATGGTATTTATTTCTTGTGTGGTTATCCTAAGCtgctttcagattaaaaatttaatagacTCGCACATGGCATGATTTTCTGAAGCCAGATAAAGATCACTGCTTGTGCAGTAAAGTGCAAGAAGATTTTTAAATAGTATAAAACTCTTCCATTTCATGCAATCTTCAAATTCTGCCCTCGCCGCTCCCGTTCCATCCACAAAAAACCAACAATTTTTCATTATCTAGAGAACAGGAAAACAAATAAAACCAGAGCACGATAAGTTTATTTACTACCACCATTCatcattaaacttaaataatttcTTAGACTCACACAAGTTAAACAAAATCATAGTCAATTAAATATTGGCATTTGGAGTTTTCATCATCTCTCTTTCCACTTCTCTGACTCTTTCGTTAAACCAAAACCTTGACAAGGTGGGAAAACATCTATTTACTCACCCGATAACAGTTCCTAAGCGCCACGCAAAATCAACCCCCCAAAAAAAACAGAACTTTATACGACAATAATCATTTCATAAGCAGCAGAATAACGAAAATTATATCgataaaatcaagaaaattaAATCCAACAGAAGAGAAAAAGTAAACAGAGTAGAGATTCGAGTCACCTTGTGTTTGTGTGTGGAATCGCCCAAAAATTCAGAGATTTGAGGTCAAAAATTTTGCATAGATTTCCGAAATGAGTTTTGACAGCTAAggtctttatttattttgttcttTGGTGACCTAATTAACTTACaagtgtgtgtgtttttttttttttgtcttttattttatttaatgataataataataaaacaaaacaatagaTTTTTAATTGTTTCTTTATAATTTTTCACATGatctaaaaaatcaattatttggTACTTCCTGCTTTTGTGGGCATTAATAAGACTTGATTGTTTGCGAATATTACATAGAGAGTGTGGAAAAAGATACATAGTTGGAAAgcaaaactattttttttcgaaaaaaacgaAGTTTTAATCAAAGCCGTAGCGCAGGCTACCAAGTAATTTAACGATCCTTAGTTACTACGACCATTTTCGTTTAAACCTATCACAAGACCTAGGTATCGTTTGGTATATTGGATGAAAGTTGGATGattcataaatttttactcatcttatgtttctttcatttttttttgttaactcAATGTCATCTCATGACCCGACATGACATTATATGTGGGCTTGATGAAAAATCCCTTTCCACTCATGGTATTAGTGGAAGATGAGTAGAAATTGAAAAGGACAATTAAGaatgtaacacccgaaaattttaaaacgtaaatccgcatgcataattagaagaaattaatttttaattaagggttaaatgtatttatttgatattatgtgatttatatgcataatttaatttagtttagcatttaacccataattatgaaaattctagatttttaaggaatttaatattttgatcgcGAAGACGGGACcgcggacggacgagataccaaaattcttagccaaaaatattttatgagttttatgagccttaaaataatattttaaggtattttgtcaagaaaattttagtatttaccTATATATGTatttaagaattgatttttggccaaaataagtcattttaatgacttttattgatctttaaaaatcttttaatattatatttcgggatttattattatatatcagattagtaggtatttttaaaagtttaaaatcttatatttatgttatattatctacctcattaatttatattagttattatcctaaattaatcctaattatcaaaatttaaaaaaaactaaagccTACCCTACCCTAAACTCAATCAGCCGACTCCATCCTTCTCTCCATTCTCTTCTTCACGTTTTCTTCAGATTTCACAATCGCCATAGCCGACCAAGCTTGATCTTCGTAGATTTTTGGTCCGTTCTTCGTCCCGGAGTCTCGTAAACGCATCAATCTCCATTCAAAGAttaaaaggcatgtctaaaacttttatttggccaccatataagctattactcttgcatgatgtgttttatttcagatttttcatggaaatttcgagtttatgcatgtatgccttgtattgatgcatgttcttgctTGATTGGTCATGACTCACGTTTTTGCCAAGCATGGTATGGTCCAGAGGCTGGGGCTCGGTCAAGAAGTGTCctcgggtgccttagggtcgagtGGTTTGAGTGGTTTGATCCAAGGTTGGTCTGAACCGAAACAATATCTTCTGGTTGCATAGAAGGTCACAGTTTGAGCGGTTTTGGAAGAATGATTCGTGTGCACTGTATAGGACGGGTTTGAGGGTTattccaattgggttagaaccccaagacataGAGGAAGTTATCTCAGGTAGTTCTCTAGCCAGTGATGGTCGGAGTTGGGCGGCCAAACGGCCGGAAGTCCGGCGTCGCGCGCAGCGCGCGAGCAGAAATTAGGCAgattttgttttggttcgttctccttcgttaggactccgtttgggctggtttttagctttctGGAAATGTCTTGAAGTCTTCTAGGTGTAGGTAGTGGTGCTCCGGACATTTGGTGGCCGGAGTAGGGCAGACAATGCCTCTGAATAGAAGCTGGTCACAGCCGAGAGTAAGGAACAAGAGGCaaacgggtttagggttttgggcaggtccgggttgggtcttgGGGCCTGGATCGGGTCTGGTAATTTGTGGGTTGGTTTAGGTTGGTTCgagtccgggttaggtgggtcgggctcgagcatttttaatttttaagtgtttaaagttttaattggtttttgagccaattaattagaaataaaattatttgagcttccaaataattttatttttggctttaaataatttatttaagttagcccaatgatttttatgggcttgggagcccatgggaatttttgggtcagtcagaggatttttgggccagtctaatatcttattgggtttatttaagttaatgggcttaaatatttttatttaggcccagttaagtttagttaagttaagttatttgggctaaaatatgataattgggctcttatttaagtttaatgggcttagagtgagtgaccagcagtctggaccaacccatgaaaaataactaagtccggaatatatatttaattatttttatgcatgaagtttatattttaagtataagtatatttactatgaaaaatcaattaaatatatattacggacaaattttcagtgcatgcattcatgaaattttatatgatatgattatgattatgtatgagttgagcaaaaatattttcttgatgaaaattgaagtagtgtgacataagggtggttatccaccatatgatatatgatttatgcggtagtttactaccataggaggtgatttatcaccgccacgtacgttggttcatgagactgatcagtcggcacagataagcgtcacacttacggataggaccatagactgtttcaaaaataccatgctcaactatgttatgtatgatgaagaaagatgatgtttatgcttaagatttatgatttagcatttatgttatgaaaaatgtttccatgcatgctcatgtatcatgtatatgtattagtatgattatgtgatgcattattttaaaccttggTATCgaagtttagacatgttgagcccctagactcactacacttatatggtgcaggtgagacagATAACTTTTaggtagctcctaccggtggtgaggacgtatgagctcacgaaacagtggccccgtgaccgttgcatgATTTAGAATTATTTCAGATACATTTTATTATGTTATTGATTTTTAAGCAAATTATACTTTTACTTTAGTATTTCCGCACTTGGTGTTTTTGGAGCATGcaaaacttattttttatttcatgcatgataatatttatcttttattttgaattacatatatgtatggacatatatgtattgatattattttaaaaaaaaaattcctcatttaagtttaaagagtcctagatgtttcaattggtatcaaagcacggtccttggagggtgtccatctgccacgtgaagctcagaaatctcactatcggtctgtaagttttaaattgtttttcttatgatctataaggagcatatgtaatgatttaagatttcattttagcaaagttttaaaatacttagttatgcattgcgatttacgtgaagAATATGTGGTGATGCAGTATGCCCCAAGACATGTTATACGACAGGTTGACCTCAAggaattttgaatttgggaatttggttttattttattgaaactaagtttgatatttaggttgtcacttgaattttttttgtagtaacttattgattttaagttagaatgaTTTCATTGGTAAATTATTGGGTTGGTGATGGTAAGAGGTAGCGGGTCtatcaagaatttttttttatgaaggtGTAGCGATAAATAGAACAATAAAGGTAAATTCCGATAAGAGGCATTAAGTTTTTGTGATAGCAATAGAATTATTTCTTGAGGTAAGAGTAGGATTCCTCGCTAGAATGATTAATCGAGGGTTgtatctttttcttctttggtgaatttaaaatgttactttatagagtctagtatatatttttgggaattaagttTGCATGTGTCAAATTATGCTAGTTGGGTTCACAAATACCGTATTGTCATTCATTTAACTATTAAGGTTTTTCCTTTGatgaagaagtcatgattttcttGGAGATGACACTTGTACCATAATGTTATAGTTTGATGGTTTGTGGTTTTAAGTTTGTACTCTTAATTATATGAGGTATAAATTGATGATAAGTATGTTTTGTATTAGATTCTTGAATCtttgagaataaaaaaataatcgtgGAGTTAGTTTGATAAAGAATTGGGTAATCTTTGATAAGAATTAAGGGTTCGCATGGTTGATGTTACCAAGTAAGCTGTATTGGGTTTGACGTTCAAGTCACtacgtttaaataaatagatttgggaACTTGTCAGTCTGACTTATAGATATTGTGATGACTGAATGATGAaggtgtaacacccgaaaattttaatacgtaaattcgcatgcataattagggaaattaattatttaaaaatttatatttgggttaaatgacatttatgtgttattatgtgaattatatgcatgatttaaatttattttatcatttaacccgcagttattgtatttttagatttttaagaattttattgagttgatcgcgtagacgggaccgtggacggaagAGATACCAATAtgtttttagccaaaaatattttatgagttttatgaggcttaaaatattattttaatgtattttgtcaagaaaattttagtatttatttatatatttatttaagagttgatttttagccaaaataagtcattttaatgacttttattaatttttaaaaatactataaattagtatttcgggattttaatttattatcagattGGTAAGTATTTTAGAAGtttaaaatgttatattttatgattatattatctacctaataaaTTTATACCAAGTATTGACCTATATCTACCCAAAATAAAACACTCCCTACCCTACGTTGTCTCCCTTAGCCGCCTTCAACCCTCTCCTACCCTCACCatcagattttcagaatttcttcaacctccatagccgattcttcaaggatttttggtggtttttcattcgttcgtcgtcccggagccccgaATACGCAATAGTCCTCGTATTTAATTTAAAAGGCATGtataaaacttttatttggccaccatataagctattaatcatgcatgacgtgttttATATCAGACTTTTCATGGAAATTTAGAGTTTATGCATGTATGCtttgtattgatgcatgttcttgctTGTTTGGGTCATGATTCACATTTTTGCCAAGCATGGTACGGTCCAGGGCTGAGGGCTCGAGTCAGAGGGGTCccagggtgccttagggtcgagtTTGTTCAGAGTTTTAAGGTGTCATAGGCTGGAAACGAAGCTATTCACTTCTGATGCACACAGACACGCAGGTTAGGGCTTTGAGAAGAGAGgggtcgttctccttcctcaggccatGGATTTGTGCGTGGCTTgttgggtttaaaagatttagatgttggctaaaattgagaagtggtttcacggtctTTGGTTGTCTGAGGAAGCCGCACGAACGAAAGTTTGGCGACTGCTCAGTCTGCGCGCGAGGAGGAGGAAGCCGTCTggtgcagagcttcgttctcactcctcgGGCCATGGTTTGGTCTGATTCTTGTTGTGTTAGAACCCCCTGGATGTGGGCTATCCATGGGCGGTGGTGCTCCTGCCAGGGGAGGCCGGatcagggcggcagcagccatggaatggctgctgctcGCCCAGCCAAGAAGAGAAGGAGAGGGGTGATTGGGTTTGGGGTTTGGGGGGTTGCTGGGTCGGGTTATGGGTCAGGGTTGAGtgctgggtcgggtcaggtagtcatgggtcgggttaagttggtctgggtccgggttaggtgggccgggcttgagtattttaatttttaaatgtttaatgttttaattggtttttgggccaattaattagaaataaaattatttggacctccaaataattttatttgggacttaaataatttatttaagttagcacaaTGATTTGTATGGGCCTGGGagtccatgagaatttttgggtcagtcagtggattttgggccagtctagagttttattgggcttaagttaagtaattgggcttaaatattttatttaggtcaagttaagtttaattaagttatttgggctaaaatatgattattggattttatttaagtttaatgggcttagagtgagtgatcagcagtctggaccaacccatgaaaataaactaagtccgaaatatatatttaattatttttatgcatgaagtctattttaagtaaaagtatatttattattaaaattaattaaatatatattacggacatattttaagtgcatgcatacatgaaatattttatgatgtgtttatgattaagaattgagcatgaaaaatatttttatggaaattgaagtgatgtgacagcatagaagtggttttaccactgacacagaggtagttctactaccggcatagaagtggttttaccactgacacagaggtagtttactaccagcatagaggtggatttatccactgCCACGTACGATgattcttagactgatcagtcggcacagttattagtcacattcatggatatgaccatactcagtttttatgattatgacttgctcaattatgttatgtatgattagttatgatgtatgtacgactgatgatgaataatttttatgatgcatttattttaagatcatgcatgcatgtccacgtaagttatatgtattagtatgattatgtgatgcattattttaaacctcgttatcaaggattagacatgttgagtctctaggctcactacgcttatatggtgcatgtgagtatgatgatgtctatgtagctcctaccggtggcgaggacgtacgagcgagcatggcagtggaccccgtgaccgtcgcagttatttagattattgcattgagttttgaaacatgatttattttaCTATTGTTTCCgcgtatgagatttttcagcagtattgtttattattttaaattgatgcatgaaacatttttaaggatttatttatttaatattttttttaggttacttaagaaaagtatgttatttttatatacatatatgtatgggcgtatatgtatagtattatttttagtatattaaaataaaataaaaaaaaagtttttccgcatttattagtagtagatgtttcagAAGGTGTAAATTTTTATAGGCTTGTGTAATTGGTCAGGTGTGGCATAACACTTGTTATAAAATTTTGGTTTCGATGTCAAGTGTAATATAAGCTTTAGATATGACATAAGAGttgacgatatatatatatatattttatggagTGAGTTCTTTTGTTAAGAGTTGAGTCATTTGAGAATTTGGGTTGTTGGTTCTACGCTTGTATGGGTAGTTGAAGCACTTGGAATAATTACGAGTCAGCGTAATGACTTGATATTATAAATGTTATCTCGATACTTTCATTTTACGTTGGGGTTAATTGTATATAAGTATTTGTATGGATGTTCTTTCAATATCCTTGAGTTGTATAAACTTGAATTATTGGGTCATGTTATAGGAGTGTCTCCACCAAGATTTTTGGGATGCATGAGCAAAAAGGTACTGGTTGTGTTTTGACTGTACATGGGACCAACATGTATTACTTGTGAGCGGATTATTCAGTTTATTAGGTAATTGActtagtattttgattttgaggagATTCCAtggactataaatagaggcaactAGGAAATGATATGGAATTAACTATTGAATGTTATATTATTATGCTATTTAGAGACGATGACATGTAAATACTATTCGGGGAATTTCACTCCTCCAATAGGAGAATCTAAGTGCCTTAAGCCTAAACTAACCACAGAAttagaattcatatattttaagcatatttctgacgttaggagaatttatgttgtgcatgacgtttgacactaaattcactttttgggtttcatggatttatagcactcgagatttaagattttcaaGCATTCGATAGTTGAAAGTGTAGTGGTAAATGGATAAGTTGAAGAAAATTGCGATGAATGACAGATGTTCGACTCAAAGATGTTTAACTTGTTATAGAAGGCTAGAGTGTGGATAAGCTTTACAAGTTGAATTTATTGGGGTTGATATTGTAATCATATGCTTTAATAAGTAAACTTGGAAACAAAAGTTCGGCTCACGAATGTTGGAGGATTGATAAGTAGAGTGTATAAGCATATAAAATcagtcaagttttggcatagtgTGATTGTTGTGTTTAGGAAAAAATGATTAGTaaagttaatattttgtttatcagagtgcgcagcagaagcatgacttttgggatactgaaacttgggaactagatgggtgatcgtggatagactcaccaagtcagctcatttcttgccggtgaggactacttactcgttgacacagtatgcagagctttatatcaag comes from Henckelia pumila isolate YLH828 chromosome 4, ASM3356847v2, whole genome shotgun sequence and encodes:
- the LOC140862581 gene encoding eukaryotic peptide chain release factor subunit 1-3-like, whose product is MADGQENDKNIEIWKIKKLIKALESARGNGTSMISLIIPPGDQISRITKMLAEEYGTASNIKSRVNRQSVLGAITSAQQRLKLYNKVPPNGLVLYTGTIVTDDGKEKKVTFDFMPFKPINASLYLCDNKFHTEPLTQLLESDEKFGFIVMDGNGTLFGTLSGNTREVLHKFTVDLPKKHGRGGQSALRFARLRMEKRHNYVRKTAELATQFFINPATSQPNVSGLILAGSADFKTELSQSDMFDPRLQAKILNVVDVSYGGENGFNQAIELSAEILSNVKFIQEKRLIGKFFEEISQDTGKYVFGVDDTIKALEMGAVEILIVWENLDINRYMLKNSTTSEIVIKYLNKDQETDQSNFKDSNTSAELEVQDKMPLLEWFANEYKNFGCSLEFVTNRSQEGSQFCRGFGGIGGVLRYQLDMRSFDEPSDEGEIYEDSD